The Deinococcus yavapaiensis KR-236 genome segment GTCTTTGAATGGATTGGTCTTCACGAGTTCAAGAATTCCGGCGAGCACGACCTGCAGTCCTTGCAGGTCGCTGGCGTCCTGCGCTTTGTCGAGCGCGGCGAACAAATGCTCGAAGTTGCTTCGCCGTTCGTCGAAGGAACGCTCCAGGTACGTGCTCATGACGGCTCGCGTCGACGCGATGCTCGCGAGGGTGGCGTCCCGCCACGCTTCAATGTGATGTCGCTTCGTGCGCTCCTGCTCGGCCGTCACCGCGTACTCTCGCCAAGCCTCCACGATTCCTTGCACGGCGGCAAGCGTCGAAGGATCGCTGACGCTCTTGACAAAGCGGCGGGCGTCCGTTCCGAGGGTTGATGTTTGCGGCGGGAGCGCTTCTACTCGCGTCGCACCAGGTGTTTCGGGCGTCGCAGGTGCTTGACGAGGAGCGCTTGAGCCAAGGCGAGCCGCAAGGGTCGCGCCCAACGACGTGAATTGCTGCAAGGTGTCGAGGAATTCCTGAGGGTCAAGGGGCGATTCGGATGTTGACATGCGACTCCTTCTCTTACAACGCGCTACGACCCGCAGACACGCCGTCTCGTATGAAGGCATTGTAAGAACCCGTGGTTGCGCCGTGGGCGCAAATGCCAAGCACCTTGACCGGCATTGACAACCTGTCATCCAAGCGACGCCAAGAGGTGCTACAGAAACGACGCTTGGGTAACGCCTCAGTCGTTTCCCTGCAACAACCGTCACCTTCAGCCAGACCGACTCGAGCTCCCTTAGAAACGCTCTTACCTACTTACAGAACAGTCGCGGCACCTCACGTCACAAGCTCCAGGCGCTCCAAACGACGCTTGATGACGCCCACGTCGACTTCAATAAGAACAGCAGCGCAGCTTCTCTCCCCAAGCGAGGCAAGTGAAAGCGCCTGCGACCCCGAAGGGTCGACTACAGCAAACGATCTACCGCTTCCTCCCTCGTCCACACACTGTTCGGCATCATTGCCGTTTCAAAGGAGCTTTCATGCACGAACCGCGCCTCGAACTGCTGCCCTTGCACGCCGCCCTGCGTACTTCGCACTCAACCGACGTGACCCTCCTCATTCGCGTGCACGCGCCCGCCTTGCCTGCTCGGACCACGCGGCGCGTTCCCCTCAATCTCGCGCTCGTCCTCGACCGCAGCGGTTCCATGAGCGGCGAACCCCTCGAAATGGCCAAACGCGCGGCGATCGCGGCGGTACGTCAAGCTCGAGCGGACGATCGCTTGAGCGTCGTCACGTTCGATGACACCGTGCACGTGACGGCCGCCAGCCAAACCATCACGAACCGCGACGCTGTCATTGCTGCCATCGAACGCGTCGAAGCGGGCGGCAGCACCGACTTGCACGGCGGGTGGCTGGAAGGCGCGATGCAAGTGGCGGCGCACGTGCAAGCGAACGCCCTCAACCGCGTGGTAGTGCTCAGCGACGGTCGCGCGAACCACGGCGTGACGAATGGCCGTGACATCGCAAGGAACGTGCGCGGGTTGACCGAGCGCGGCGTCAGCACGACCACCATCGGGTTGGGCGGCCATTACGACGAGAACCTCTTGTTGAGCATGGCGACCGCGGGGGACGGCAGCTTCGAGCATGTCGAAGACGCCACGCGCCTCCCCACCTTCTTCGAAGAGGAACTGCAAGGCTTGACGCGCACGGCGGGTCGCACGGTCAGCCTCGGCATTGAACCGAATCCGGAATTCGACGTGCGCCTCATGGACGTCT includes the following:
- a CDS encoding vWA domain-containing protein, which gives rise to MHEPRLELLPLHAALRTSHSTDVTLLIRVHAPALPARTTRRVPLNLALVLDRSGSMSGEPLEMAKRAAIAAVRQARADDRLSVVTFDDTVHVTAASQTITNRDAVIAAIERVEAGGSTDLHGGWLEGAMQVAAHVQANALNRVVVLSDGRANHGVTNGRDIARNVRGLTERGVSTTTIGLGGHYDENLLLSMATAGDGSFEHVEDATRLPTFFEEELQGLTRTAGRTVSLGIEPNPEFDVRLMDVLNDFKRNDHGRLQLPNLVAGQVIEVVATLQVPAQLGREGLSVSIANVRLAWTDLEGTRHARRFPVVLNVYSASDADALPNDAVVQSVAAVLRSARYKRDAVRALDQGDRRAARQTFEAASFALLAAPLDAASLSQELADVQALSDALDRGDTALSRKRALSQAHARAHSKPRK